Proteins encoded within one genomic window of Thiothrix litoralis:
- a CDS encoding CBS domain-containing protein: MKVKDIMNTSVKTAKPNTPVRDLVEVMCFNKISGMPVVDDNNNVVGVVSEKDVLRKMFPDISEVAREEGVPDFEKMEKGYSDALGLKASDLMSKLVASASPEMPLMKAVSIMCVQKIRRIPVVEAGKLVGIISLGDVHKAIFANSLKGA, translated from the coding sequence ATGAAAGTCAAAGACATCATGAATACAAGCGTAAAAACCGCGAAGCCAAATACCCCGGTGCGTGATCTTGTCGAAGTCATGTGTTTCAACAAAATCAGTGGTATGCCTGTCGTGGATGACAACAACAATGTTGTTGGCGTGGTTTCCGAGAAAGATGTGTTGCGGAAAATGTTCCCCGACATCTCCGAGGTTGCCCGTGAAGAAGGCGTGCCCGATTTCGAGAAAATGGAAAAAGGCTACAGTGATGCACTGGGCTTGAAAGCTAGCGACCTGATGAGCAAACTGGTGGCTTCTGCCAGCCCTGAAATGCCGTTGATGAAAGCGGTTTCCATTATGTGTGTACAAAAAATCCGCCGCATTCCGGTGGTGGAGGCAGGCAAGTTGGTTGGTATTATTAGCCTTGGCGATGTGCACAAAGCAATTTTTGCAAATTCCTTAAAAGGCGCTTGA
- the gltX gene encoding glutamate--tRNA ligase has protein sequence MNVRTRFAPSPTGYLHIGGARTALFSWLYARKMGGAFILRIEDTDRERSTQASVDAILEGMAWLDLGHDEGPFYQTHRFDRYAEVIQQLVDSGHAYRCYCSKEELEQLREGQMARKEKPRYDGRWRDRQDETPPEGVDPVIRFRNPQTGVVDIDDLVRGKITISNEELDDLIIARSDGTPTYNLTVVVDDIDMQVTHVIRGDDHINNTPRQINIMRALGYEPPKFAHLPMILGSDGQRLSKRHGAVSVMQYRDDGFTPQALLNYLVRLGWSNGDQEIFSREEMIELFSLEAVNRAPSAFNTDKLLWLNQHYIKTLPVEELAAQLQWHLQEQKLDVSNGPALADVINAQRERAKTLVEMVAISRYFYEDFADFDPTAVQKQFKADTADNLQTVHDEFAALSEWKAEPIHAALQAACEKLGLKLGKVGPPLRVAVTGAASSPSIDITLELIGRERSLARIQRAVSFIRTIPC, from the coding sequence ATGAACGTCAGAACCCGCTTTGCCCCCAGCCCGACTGGTTATTTGCACATTGGTGGTGCACGCACCGCGCTGTTTTCTTGGTTGTATGCCCGGAAAATGGGCGGTGCATTTATTTTGCGTATTGAAGATACTGATCGTGAACGCTCGACGCAAGCATCTGTTGATGCAATTTTAGAAGGCATGGCGTGGCTGGATCTGGGGCATGATGAAGGCCCGTTCTATCAAACCCACCGCTTCGATCGTTATGCCGAGGTTATTCAACAACTAGTGGATAGCGGTCATGCTTACCGTTGTTATTGCAGCAAGGAAGAGCTGGAGCAATTGCGTGAAGGCCAGATGGCACGTAAGGAAAAGCCACGTTACGATGGGCGCTGGCGTGACCGTCAGGATGAAACGCCACCAGAGGGCGTTGATCCCGTTATCCGTTTCCGCAACCCACAAACGGGTGTGGTGGATATTGACGATTTGGTGCGCGGCAAAATTACCATTAGCAATGAAGAGCTGGATGACCTGATCATTGCACGTTCCGATGGCACACCTACTTACAACCTGACGGTGGTGGTGGATGATATTGATATGCAAGTGACCCACGTTATACGAGGCGATGACCATATCAATAATACCCCACGCCAGATCAATATCATGCGGGCGCTGGGGTATGAGCCACCAAAGTTTGCGCATTTGCCGATGATTTTGGGTTCTGATGGGCAGCGCCTTTCTAAACGGCACGGGGCGGTTAGCGTGATGCAATACCGCGATGATGGTTTTACCCCGCAAGCGTTGCTGAACTATCTGGTGCGACTGGGCTGGTCAAACGGCGATCAGGAGATTTTCTCTCGTGAGGAAATGATCGAGTTGTTTTCGCTGGAAGCCGTCAACCGTGCGCCCTCAGCGTTTAATACTGATAAACTGTTGTGGCTGAACCAGCACTACATCAAGACCCTGCCGGTGGAAGAGCTGGCAGCGCAATTGCAATGGCATTTGCAGGAACAAAAGCTGGATGTATCCAATGGCCCCGCTTTAGCCGATGTGATTAATGCCCAACGTGAACGTGCCAAGACCCTGGTGGAAATGGTCGCGATCAGCCGCTATTTCTACGAAGACTTTGCCGATTTCGACCCAACCGCGGTGCAAAAACAGTTCAAGGCGGATACGGCGGATAATTTGCAAACTGTGCATGATGAATTCGCCGCACTGTCGGAGTGGAAGGCCGAGCCTATTCATGCCGCGCTTCAGGCTGCTTGCGAAAAGCTGGGGCTGAAACTGGGCAAAGTTGGCCCGCCACTGCGGGTAGCGGTGACAGGGGCGGCATCTTCGCCCTCTATTGACATTACACTGGAATTGATTGGACGTGAACGCTCTTTGGCGCGTATCCAGCGTGCAGTCAGCTTTATCCGTACTATCCCATGTTGA
- a CDS encoding phosphatidylglycerophosphatase A family protein: MRTIVTAKTVFSSPVHFLAFGFGSGLSPFAPGTAGTLAAIPLYLLLVQLPLWAYLAVVLVMSSVGIWICGESSRRLGVHDHGGIVWDEFAGYLLTMIAAPAGWLWVVIGFCLFRLFDIWKPWPVKVVDRDVPGGLGIMLDDILAGIYAWLCLQLLAYWLA; this comes from the coding sequence ATGCGAACCATAGTCACGGCAAAAACAGTTTTTTCTAGCCCTGTTCATTTTCTGGCATTCGGGTTTGGCAGTGGTCTGTCACCGTTTGCACCGGGAACAGCAGGAACGCTGGCAGCCATTCCGCTGTACCTGTTACTGGTGCAGTTGCCTTTATGGGCTTACCTGGCGGTTGTGCTGGTGATGTCTTCGGTCGGTATCTGGATTTGCGGGGAATCGTCGCGGCGTTTGGGTGTGCATGATCACGGCGGCATCGTCTGGGATGAATTTGCCGGTTATCTGTTGACCATGATTGCAGCACCGGCGGGTTGGTTGTGGGTCGTGATCGGTTTTTGCTTGTTCCGTCTGTTTGATATCTGGAAGCCGTGGCCGGTGAAGGTGGTTGATCGTGATGTGCCGGGTGGTTTGGGTATCATGCTGGATGACATACTGGCAGGTATCTACGCTTGGCTTTGCTTGCAACTGTTGGCGTATTGGCTGGCTTAG
- a CDS encoding thioredoxin family protein has protein sequence MTTYTFIFDINGIADFEERVLKASFRNPVLVDFWADWCGPCLFLDPVLKAVIPEYHGKVLLAKLDTEEDENMKLAGRHQVRGFPTVLLIEKGQEVARFSSARAKPFVREFIDTNSQLLPKVNSAHP, from the coding sequence ATGACCACTTACACATTCATTTTCGACATTAACGGTATCGCGGATTTTGAGGAACGTGTCCTCAAAGCCTCCTTCCGCAACCCCGTACTGGTAGATTTCTGGGCGGACTGGTGTGGCCCCTGCCTGTTCCTCGACCCGGTATTGAAAGCCGTGATCCCCGAATATCACGGCAAAGTGTTGCTCGCCAAACTGGATACCGAAGAAGATGAAAACATGAAGTTGGCAGGCCGCCATCAGGTACGCGGCTTCCCCACCGTGCTGTTAATCGAAAAGGGTCAGGAAGTTGCCCGTTTCAGCAGCGCCCGCGCCAAACCCTTCGTGCGCGAGTTTATCGACACCAATAGCCAGCTTTTACCCAAAGTAAATTCCGCTCATCCGTAA
- a CDS encoding FIST signal transduction protein yields MKIDTLTYTVEQGFSSQLPVISAKQLLVLVFGHTDFLENPQPFDTLRTQYPKATFMGCSSAGEILGSHIRDHSLVISLVQFESTTLRMSHVNIHDPQESRNIGRLLADRLSGEGLKGIFVLSDGLKVNGSELTQGFNDVIKQGATVTGGLAGDGERFAKTWVLQDGKPVSGVIAALGLYGNVHLGHGSKGGWKPFGPAREVTRAENNILYELAGKPALALYKTYLGDMAESLPAAGLRFPLALSQPGEDKELVRTILAIDEATQSLTFAGDIPVGAYAQLMRANLEQLVEGAEDAALMSATDTDEPVLCIAISCVGRRMVMGADAEEEVEAVLDNLPENTTQIGFYSYGEISPFSKGTCDLHNQTMTLTTIYE; encoded by the coding sequence ATGAAAATTGATACGCTTACTTATACCGTTGAGCAGGGATTTTCCTCGCAACTGCCCGTTATTTCAGCCAAACAACTGCTGGTTTTGGTGTTTGGTCACACGGATTTTCTGGAAAACCCGCAGCCCTTTGATACCCTTCGCACACAATACCCAAAAGCTACGTTTATGGGCTGTTCCAGTGCCGGTGAAATTCTTGGCAGTCACATCCGTGATCACAGCCTGGTCATTTCACTGGTACAGTTTGAATCCACCACCTTGCGGATGAGCCACGTCAATATCCACGACCCGCAGGAATCCCGCAATATTGGCCGTCTGTTGGCAGATCGTCTGAGTGGTGAAGGGTTGAAAGGCATTTTCGTGCTCTCCGACGGCCTGAAGGTCAACGGCAGCGAACTGACGCAAGGCTTTAACGATGTCATCAAGCAAGGCGCAACCGTCACCGGCGGGCTGGCGGGTGATGGTGAACGCTTTGCCAAGACCTGGGTATTGCAAGACGGCAAACCCGTCAGTGGCGTCATCGCCGCACTCGGCCTGTATGGCAATGTCCACCTCGGTCACGGCTCTAAAGGCGGCTGGAAACCCTTTGGCCCGGCTCGCGAAGTCACCCGTGCCGAAAACAATATCCTCTACGAATTGGCAGGCAAACCCGCCCTTGCCCTCTATAAAACCTACCTTGGTGATATGGCAGAAAGTCTGCCCGCCGCCGGGCTGCGTTTTCCGCTGGCACTCAGCCAACCCGGTGAAGACAAAGAATTGGTACGCACCATCCTCGCCATTGACGAAGCCACCCAGTCACTCACCTTTGCAGGCGACATCCCGGTCGGTGCTTACGCACAATTGATGCGAGCCAATCTGGAACAACTGGTCGAAGGTGCGGAAGATGCCGCCCTGATGAGTGCCACCGACACCGACGAACCCGTGCTGTGCATTGCCATCAGTTGCGTAGGTCGACGCATGGTCATGGGCGCAGATGCCGAAGAAGAAGTCGAAGCCGTGCTGGATAACCTGCCAGAAAACACCACCCAGATTGGCTTTTATTCCTACGGGGAAATCTCACCGTTTTCCAAAGGCACCTGCGACCTGCACAACCAGACCATGACCCTGACCACCATCTATGAGTGA
- a CDS encoding ATP-binding protein gives MSEFDRTLNRQLRSLGLNPDAAPDAASWRAFLSKVNQTYSDHKHDYYLLERSLEVSSQEMLALNESLKQESQEKIRALQQSKEKSRFLANMSHEIRTPMNGVLGMLDILAKTPLDPQQHEYLHTAYSSSEILLEVINSVLDLSKIESGKLALERIPFNLRKLADDMVLLFSGSATKKHLVLTSNIPETNHDWFYGDPIRLKQILGNLLGNAIKFTKSGTVALHIDIQQEESTKTSLRLLVADTGAGIPSSQMEVLFNAFSQADDSTTRLYGGTGLGLTIAQELVQLMGGRIKVKSTLGQGSTFYFDLTLEKHHLPASTAPEKSSTTATLPNNAELSGHLLLVEDNLVNIKVAHVMLTKLGFSFDIAMDGLEAVEKLDHNHYDLVLMDCQLPGMDGYEATRRFRQQELERKTARTPVIALTANAMQGDRETCLQAGMDDYMTKPISMASLRQKLQQWLVQTASA, from the coding sequence ATGAGTGAGTTCGACCGCACGCTCAATCGGCAGCTACGCAGTCTGGGGCTAAACCCGGACGCAGCCCCCGATGCTGCCAGTTGGCGTGCATTTCTCAGCAAAGTGAATCAAACTTACAGCGACCACAAGCACGACTATTATTTGCTGGAACGCTCGCTGGAGGTTTCCTCACAGGAAATGCTGGCGCTCAACGAATCGCTCAAGCAAGAATCGCAGGAAAAAATCCGCGCCCTGCAACAATCCAAGGAAAAATCGCGCTTCCTCGCCAACATGAGCCATGAAATCCGCACCCCTATGAATGGCGTGTTAGGGATGCTCGATATTCTCGCCAAAACCCCGCTCGACCCCCAACAGCACGAATACTTGCACACCGCTTACAGCTCCTCCGAAATCCTGCTGGAAGTCATCAATTCGGTGCTGGATTTGTCCAAAATCGAATCGGGCAAACTCGCACTGGAACGCATCCCCTTCAACCTGCGCAAACTCGCTGATGACATGGTATTGCTCTTCAGCGGCTCGGCCACCAAAAAGCATCTGGTGCTGACCAGCAATATTCCTGAGACTAATCACGACTGGTTTTACGGCGACCCCATCCGCCTGAAACAAATACTCGGCAATCTGCTAGGCAATGCCATCAAATTCACCAAAAGCGGCACAGTAGCCCTACACATTGACATTCAACAAGAGGAGAGCACTAAAACCAGTCTACGCTTGCTGGTAGCTGACACCGGCGCTGGCATCCCCAGCTCTCAGATGGAAGTGCTGTTCAACGCCTTTAGCCAAGCAGATGACTCCACCACCCGCTTATACGGCGGCACAGGCTTGGGACTCACCATTGCTCAGGAACTGGTGCAACTCATGGGCGGGCGCATCAAGGTAAAATCCACCCTCGGCCAAGGCAGCACCTTCTATTTCGACCTAACCCTTGAAAAGCACCATCTGCCAGCCAGTACCGCGCCAGAAAAATCCAGCACCACCGCCACCTTACCCAACAACGCCGAACTCAGCGGGCATTTGCTGCTGGTCGAAGACAATCTGGTCAACATCAAGGTTGCCCACGTCATGCTAACCAAACTTGGTTTCAGCTTCGACATCGCGATGGATGGGCTGGAAGCAGTCGAAAAACTCGACCACAACCACTACGATCTGGTGCTGATGGATTGCCAACTCCCCGGCATGGACGGTTACGAAGCCACCCGCCGTTTCCGCCAGCAAGAGCTAGAACGCAAAACAGCACGTACCCCGGTGATTGCCCTGACCGCCAACGCCATGCAGGGCGACCGTGAAACCTGCCTGCAAGCGGGGATGGACGATTACATGACCAAACCCATTTCAATGGCGAGCCTGCGTCAAAAGTTACAACAATGGCTGGTGCAAACAGCAAGCGCTTAA